The following proteins come from a genomic window of Prionailurus viverrinus isolate Anna chromosome D1, UM_Priviv_1.0, whole genome shotgun sequence:
- the LOC125146939 gene encoding putative olfactory receptor 52P1, which produces MPRTFVQTMESPNHTNLDPSVFFLLGIPGLEQFHLWLSLPVCCLSTATVVGNITILVVVATEPALHKPVYLFLCMLSTIDLAASFSTVPKLLAILWCAAGHISASACLAQMFFIHAFCMMESTVLLAMAFDRYVAICHPLRYATILTDTIIARIGVVAMVRGSMLMLPCPFLIGRLSFCQSHVIPHTYCEHMAVVKLACGDTRPNRVYGLTAALLVIGVDLFCIGLSYVFIARSVLRLSSHEARSKALGTCGSHVCVILISYTPALFSFFTHRFGHHVPLHIHILLANVYLLFPPALNPIVYGVKTKEIREKVVRVFQRGQGIGVKVPE; this is translated from the coding sequence ATGCCCAGAACTTTTGTCCAGACCATGGAGTCTCCTAATCACACTAACCTGGacccttctgttttcttcctcttgggCATCCCAGGTCTGGAACAGTTCCACCTCTGGCTCTCACTCCCTGTGTGCTGCCTGAGCACAGCCACAGTTGTGGGCAACATCACCATCTTGGTTGTTGTTGCCACCGAGCCAGCCCTGCACAAGCCTGTGTACCTGTTCCTGTGCATGCTCTCAACCATTGACTTGGCTGCCTCCTTCTCCACAGTTCCCAAACTACTGGCCATCCTTTGGTGTGCAGCTGGACACATCTCAGCCTCTGCTTGCCTTGCACAGATGTTCTTCATTCATGCTTTCTGCATGATGGAGTCCACTGTGCTGCTGGCCATGGCCTTTGATCGCTATGTGGCCATTTGTCACCCACTCCGCTATGCCACTATTCTCACTGACACCATCATTGCCCGCATTGGAGTGGTAGCTATGGTGCGGGGCTCCATGCTCATGCTCCCATGTCCCTTCCTCATTGGGCGTTTGAGCTTCTGCCAAAGCCATGTCATTCCACATACATACTGTGAACACATGGCTGTTGTGAAGCTAGCATGTGGAGACACCAGGCCTAACCGTGTGTATGGGCTGACAGCAGCACTTTTGGTCATTGGGGTTGACTTGTTCTGCATTGGTCTCTCCTATGTCTTTATTGCAAGATCTGTCCTTCGTCTCTCATCCCATGAAGCTCGGTCCAAGGCCCTGGGGACTTGTGGTTCCCATGTCTGTGTCATCCTAATCTCTTATACACCagccctcttctccttctttacCCATCGCTTTGGCCACCACGTTCCACTCCATATTCACATTCTTTTGGCCAATGTCTATCTACTCTTCCCACCTGCTCTTAACCCTATAGTATATGGAGTTAAGACCAAAGAAATCCGGGAAAAGGTTGTCAGAGTGTTTCAGAGGGGTCAGGGAATTGGGGTCAAGGTACCTGAGTGA
- the LOC125177181 gene encoding olfactory receptor 52N4-like: MLMLNQTDLTPASFILNGIPGLEDRHMWISFPFCSMYAVAMLGNCGLLYLICYQDSLHRPMYYFLAMLSLTDIFICSSAIPKVLSIFWFHLKEISFDGCLVQMFFVHTFTGMESGVLMLMALDRYVAICYPLHYSTILTNPVIAKVVLATFLRGVFLIIPFTFLIKRLPYCRGNIIPHTYCDHMSVAKLSCGNIRVNVIYGLMVALLIGGFDILCITVSYTMILRAVVSLSSADAQQKAFSTCTAHICAIVFSYSAAFFSFFSHRFGGHTIPPSCHIIVANIYLLLPPMMNPVVYGVKTKQIRDCVIRILSGSKDLKSHSI; encoded by the coding sequence ATGCTAATGTTAAACCAAACAGACCTGACCCCAGCTTCATTCATTCTTAATGGGATCCCAGGACTGGAGGACAGGCACATGTGGATTTCCTTCCCATTCTGCTCCATGTATGCTGTGGCAATGCTAGGGAACTGTGGGCTCCTCTACCTCATCTGCTATCAAGACTCCCTGCACAGGCCCATGTATTACTTTTTAGCCATGCTTTCCCTAACTGACATTTTCATATGCTCTAGTGCAATCCCTAAAGTCCTCAGCATATTCTGGTTCCATCTCAAGGAAATCAGCTTTGATGGATGTCTGGTCCAAATGTTCTTTGTCCACACCTTCACAGGGATGGAGTCTGGGGTGCTCATGCTTATGGCCCTGGATCGCTACGTGGCCATCTGTTACCCTCTGCACTACTCAACTATCCTCACCAATCCTGTCATTGCAAAGGTTGTGCTTGCTACTTTCCTGAGAGGGGTGTTCCTCATCATTCCCTTCACTTTCCTTATCAAGCGCCTGCCCTACTGCAGAGGGAATATAATTCCCCACACCTACTGTGACCACATGTCTGTAGCCAAGTTATCCTGTGGAAATATCAGGGTCAATGTCATCTATGGTCTGATGGTTGCCCTCCTGATTGGGGGCTTTGACATCTTGTGCATCACAGTCTCCTACACCATGATCCTCCGGGCAGTGGTCAGCCTCTCTTCAGCAGATGCTCAGCAGAAGGCTTTCAGCACCTGCACTGCCCACATCTGTGCCATTGTTTTCTCCTACAGTGcagccttcttctccttcttttcccacCGCTTTGGGGGCCACACAATCCCTCCATCTTGCCATATCATTGTGGCCAATATTTATCTGCTTTTGCCTCCCATGATGAATCCCGTTGTCTATGGGGTGAAAACCAAGCAGATACGAGACTGTGTCATCAGGATCCTTTCAGGTTCTAAGGACCTCAAATCCCACAGCATATGA